A segment of the Nitrosopumilaceae archaeon genome:
CTAGACTCTGGTGGAAAGATTCTCAACTTTACTGATCTAATAAAAATCTATCCAACAGGAAAAGGAGTGATAATAATTGGCTAAACAACAAACCCATACAAAGACTGAAGTCAAACAAATTCAGAACATCATAGTGGATGGAACAAACATGATTGCAGGAAGACTGTGTTCACATGTAGCAAAACTATTGATTGATGGAAATCGAGTATCAATTGTAAACACTGAGAATGTCATGTTAAGCGGTGACAGAGATGCTATCATAAAATCATACAGGAAATTTTTAGAGATTGCAAGTATTAATAATCCAAAGTTTGGACCATTTCATCCAAGAAGACCAGATACCATGATAACCAAGATGGTAAGGGGTATGTTACCAAAAAAACCATCAGGAAAAACTGCATTCAAAAGACTAAGAGCATACTTGGGAGTACCAAATGAGCTTAAATCAATGACAACTACACAATTTGAAGATTCAAAGATTAGAAAAGCTTCTCCATACTATACCAGCATGGGAGATCTTGGAAAATTAGTGGGATGGCATGAATAATGGTTACTAGAATAGAAAGTTATTTTGCATCAAGAAAATCTGCAAGAGCACATGTTCACATTGCAAAAGGAGCAGGCATGGTTAGAGTAAACAATATTCCAGTAGAAATAGTTCAACAAGAAACTGCAAGAGAAATAATGCTTGCACCATTAGAGGTTGCTGGAGATTTGAGAGATAAAATTGATCTTTTCGTGCGAGTAAGCGGTGGCGGTTTTATGGGACAAGCCTATGCATCTTCTGTAGCCATATCAAGAGCAATGACAGGTTGGACAAAATCAAAGAAAGAACCAAAGGATCATCCATTTACAAAAACAATTCGCGAGGATCTTAAAAAACGCCTTACTGATTTTGATAAACATCTTCTAAGCGGTGACGATAGGAGAAAAGAACCCAAGAAGTTTGGTGGGCCTAGTGCTAGAAGAAGAAAACAGAAATCATACAGGTAAGATTTGAAAGCTGTAATTTTGACCTATATACATGGTAGAAGTGGTAAGTTGTTTACTGATTATTTCCCAAAGGCAATCAATAAAATGAAGACCTAAAGTTTGGGTTTAGATTTTTCATACATAGTTATTTTATCTTCGTATTGTAAAGTGACAGCAATATCATCTAGTCCGTCAAGCAGAGTCTTTTTTCTGTGACTTTCTATTTCAAAAGGAATAACAATATCATTAGTTATGGTTTGGTTTAGTAAATCAACTTCAATCTCAGATGAATTATTGAATAATTTCTCTACATTTTGAGAGTCAAGCCTTATTGGTAAAATTCCATTTTTAAAACAATTATTATAAAATATATCTGCAAAAGACGGAGCTATAATTACCCTAAATCCATAATCAAGCAAAGCCCATGCAGCGTGTTCTCTACTAGAACCGCAACCAAAGTTGTCTCTTGTAAGCAATATCTTTGAATCACAATATTTTGAATTATTTAAGACAAAATCTTCTCTTGGTTTATCTCCGTTTTCAAACCTCCAATCATAAAATAAATACTGACCAAACCCAGTTTTTTGCACTAGTTTTAAAAATTGTTTTGGAATTATCTGATCAGTATCTACATTTACCTTATCAAGAGGTGTAACAATGCTTTTTATTTTTTTAAATCGTTCCATGTTAATTCAAATTCAATTCTCTTACATCAATAAAATGTCCTGCTAGTGCAGCAGCTGCTGCCATAATAGGACTGACTAGATGAGTTCTTCCACCTGCACCTTGTCTTCCCTCAAAATTTCTATTTGATGTGCTAGCACATCTCTCTCCAGATGTCAAGATGTCAGGATTCATTCCCAGACACATACTACAACCTGATTCTCTCCATTCAAATCCTGCATCCTTGAAAATTTTGTCTAGTCCTAATTGTTCTGCCTGTTTTTTAACAAGTTGTGAACCTGGTACAACCATTGCACGTACCTTTGATGAGATCTTCTTATCCTTGATTATTTTTGATGCTTCAATCAAATCTTCTAATCTTGAATTCGTACAAGAACCTATGAAGATTCGATCAAGTGAAATGTCTGTGATTTGCATTCCTGGCTTGAGACCCATGTATTGTAATGCTTTATGTGCTGCCTTTTCTTCATCAGGATTTCCTTTAGAATACTCTTCTGGAAACGGCACAGTTCCTGTTACATCAGTAGTCATTGCAGGATTTGTTCCCCATGATACTTGTGGCGATATCTTGTCAGCGTGTAATGTAAAGCTTTTATCAAAATGTGCTCCTGCATCACTTTTTAGATTTTCATGCCAATAATCTACAAGTTCATCGTAATTTTTTGGAACATATTTCTTTCCTCGTAAGAACTCGAATGTTTTTTCGTCAGGAGCAATAAGACCAGCTCTTGCACCTGCTTCAATAGACATGTTACAAATTGTCATTCTTTGTTCCATCGTAAGATCTGATATTGTTTCTCCTCTATACTCTATTATTGTGCCAGTTCCGCCAGCTGTTCCTATCTGTCGTATAATAGAAAGTATGATATCTTTTGCAGTAACAGCATGTGGGTTTTTTCTCTTGCCTTCTATTTTGATCTCAAAAGTTGTCGGTTTTTCCATCCAGATACATTGAGTAGCCAAGACATGTTCCACATCACTTGTTCCTATCCCAAATGCTAATGCACCAAAGGCGCCATGTGTAGAAGTATGGCTGTCTCCACAAACAATTGTGGTGCCAGGCAATGTTATACCAAGCTCTGGACCAATAACATGTACTATTCCTTGATTCGGACTATGAATATCAAATAATTCAATTCCAAAATCTTTACAGTTTTTTTCCAATACTTGGATTTGCCTTGAAGAGATCTGATCTACAATTGGTAACGACCTGTCAGTTGTTGGAACATTGTGATCCATTGTAGCAAATGTGAGGTCGGTTCTTCTTACCATTCGTTTATTCATTCTCAATCCATCAAAAGCCTGCGGCGATGTTACTTCATGAATAAGATGCCTATCTACATAAAGTAGGGAAGGTCCATTATCCTGCTCTAATACGATATGAGAATTCCAAATCTTTTCAGCTAGTGTTCTTGACATTATACAGAGATTCTTTGCAGACGCAAGATATAATGGTATAAAAAATCTTGATCTTGATTAACTGAAATTTAGATTCAAACTTTGAATTTTTCTGATTATTTCATCATGATTTGCTTCAGATTCGGTAGAGAATATTAATAAACCATCGTCTAAGAAAAGTGTGATAAGTTTTACTTTTTCTTTTGAGGTAATCATCCAATTTGTCTTGCCTAAAGTACTATCAAACATATTTTCCATATTTGCCTTCACCGAAGCTTGATAGTGAGCCATATTATCCAATTCCTCATTAAGCAAAGGCGTTTTGTTTTCACGTCTCACAAATGAATGCAGTTTACGATTTTTTATTTTCCCTACAAATCTAATAGAATCATCTAGCTTTAAAACTTCTGTTAATTTGACAGTATCTGTATTTATGTAATTTTGTGTCAATTACTTTATGGATAAAAAAATCCGTCATAAATAGTATTTCTTGATCTTTTGAATATAGAATAACAAAGAAAAATTTGAAATAGCATCTTTTATGGTTTGTAATTGAACAATCCACCTGCAGCAACAATCTTTCCAATTAATTCAGGAAAAGGCTTCATTGGATAAATCCTGCTTTTGGTTAGATTTTTTATTTCATTTTTTGTAATGTCAATCTCCAGGGTATCACTTTGTGAAATATCCTTGTATGCATTTTCGTCAATTTCTATTGGCAGCAAAAATGCACCATCAACTGCATTTCTGTAAAATATTCTTGCAAACGACAAAGCCAGAACTGCTTTTATTCCTGAATACGAAAGTGCTATTGGAGCATGTTCTCTTGATGAACCGCACCCAAAATTGCGACCTGCAAGTATAAAATCACCTTCTTTTACTTTAGAGTGAAAGTCTTTATCCAAGCCTTCCATTGCGTGTTTTGCAAGTTCCTTATAATCATGAATCTTAAGATAAGGACCTGGAAGGATTACATCCGTATCGATGTTGTCTTTTTCATATTTTATTACAGAACCTTTCATTTCAAATCCCTCGGATCGGTTATCTTTCCAGTGACAGCTGATGCTGCTGCAACAAGCGGTGATGCAAGATATGTTTTTGATTCTAAATGTCCCATTCTTCCTGGAAAATTACGATTTGTGGTACTGATGCAAACCTCGTCTTTTGCTAGGACTCCCATGTGCGCTCCACAACAAGCACCACAAGTTGGTGGACCAATCATCACTCCAGCATCCATAAAAATTTTAAGGAGTCCTTCGTCCATTGCCTTTTTGAAGATTGAAATTGCAGCTGGCAAGATCTCGGTTCTAATTTTTACATGTCTTCCTTTGAGAATCTTTGCTACTGCTCTTAGGTCTTCAAGCTTGGCACCAGTACAAGAACCAATGTACGCTTTGTCTAGCTCAATTGAGGACAAATCCCGTGCTACTGAAATATTTTCTGGAGAGAATGGTTTTGCAACAGTTGGTTCAAGTTCAGATGCTTCGTATTCGTATAACTTTTCATATTGTGCGTCCTGGTCTCCATGAACTTCTTTGTATTTTGTTGCACCTCTAGTAGATAAATAATCTCTAAGTTTTTTATCTGGTTCTATGATTCCACTTTTTGCTCCCGCTTCTGTCGTCATGTTTGTTAAAGTAAGACGTTCTTCAACTGACATTTCAGAAACCCCACTACCTCCAAATTGCATTGTTTTGTATGCAGCACCATCATTACCGATATCACCAATAATTTTCAGTATGAAATCTTTTGCCATTACATGATTTGGTAATTTGCCATTTAGCTTAAAGTAAATTGTTGGAGGTATTTTGAACCATATCTTTCCATTTAACAAAACATAGGCAACATCTGTATGACCAAGACCTGCTGCAAATGCACCAAGTGCACCTGTAGTATTAGTATGTGAATCTCCCCCTACATAGACTTCACCTGGTAATACCATTGCCTCTTCATGCGATAACGTATGACATATTCCGTACTGACCCATTCCATACTTGAAGTGTTTTGAAATTCCAAACTCTTTTGTAAAATTTGTAAGAAGTACGATATTTTGAGCAGATATCTTATCAGCAGAAGGAACGAAATGATCCTCTGCAACCCAGACTTTTGATGGATCCCAGAGCTTGTCTATCTTCATACCCTGTTTTTTCAATTTTTCAAATACTGCTATCACTCCAGGTCCAGAAACATCATGAATCATTACCTTGTCTACGTTGACAAAAACGACATCATCAGGAGCTAAACTGGTCTTTCCAGATGCTCTGGCAAGTATCTTTTCTGTTATGTTCATTCCCATTCGATTGAACTGGGCTTTTTTGAAATTAAAAGGTTTGCAGAAGAAAATGAGTTAGATTTTGTCATATACATCATGATGAATATCGCAAACGATTTAATGAAGAACTTTGTTTCTTGAAATTTAATAAGTAGTGATTTAGAGTGTGATTAGTGAAATTCTGGTTATTTTTGATTTTTGTATTATCTTCCTGCATAATTTTATCTGCATATTCTCAACCTAGCATAAAAGACAATGATTTTGTAGTTCAAAAATATGTTTCAGACATTTGTTGTAGTCCAACCACAATGGGTTTTGTAGACAAAAACAATATCCTAGTGTTAGAAAAAACTTCAGGCAATGTTACTCTTATACGAGATGGCGTACAACAAGGACCAATACTTCATGAAAATGTCACAAGCATAGGAGAACAAGGAATGCTTGGAATCACTAATGTTGGAACTAAGGTATATCTTTACTTTACACAATCTTCATTCAATGGAGGACCGCCATTAGGGAAGAGGATTTATAGCTATGATTGGAATGGAAGTGCGCTTATACATAAAACCCTTGTAAAGAATTTTCCACAGACACAAACCTACCATAATGGCGGAGCCATGACTACTGATCTGAATGGCTCTGTATACATTGTTCTTGGAGATGCTGGACAATATGGAAAACTGCAGAATCAGCCAATTGGTGAACCAAATGATACGGGTGTTATTTGGCGTGTTGCTCCTACTGGACCGTATTATGCAATTGGTATTAGAAACAGTTTTGGTTTAACCGTTGATCCTGTAACTGGAAAACTTTGGGATACAGAAAACGGTCCTGACTTTGGCGATGAGGTTAACATTGTACCACCAAACTTTAACAGCGGCTGGGATATCATCCAAGGTCCTGCAAATAAAACCACACTTTACAAGCCTAAAGGAGGGAGTGACCTTACTGGATGGGGTATTATCACGGGGTCTACAAATAAAACTACATTAGCACAACTTCCAAACTATCCAGGATATACTTATCATGATCCACAATTCACTTGGATGAAAACGGTTGCGCCAACAGGAATAGCATTTGTTAATTCTCCGCAATTTGAAAAATATAAAAACAGTGTGTTTGTCGGAGATTGTAACAATGGTAATTTATACAGATTTCAATTAAATGATAACAGAGATGGTTTTGTTTTCAAATCACCTCAACTAGCTGATAAAGTTGTAGGCTGGGGTGACTCCATGGATGAGATAATATTCGGTACAGGATTTGGATGCATGAGTGATGTCATTGCAGGGCCAGATGGTCTATTGTATATTGTTTCATTATCAGATGGTGCAATCTACAGGATAATTCCTAATTCAACAACACAAAATTTTATGTCGAATAACTTTATGCAATATCTGCTTTATTTCCTAATTGTGCCTGCAGTGGTTATTGCTGCCATATACATAAGAAAAGACAAGAAATAATTTAAAAATAATTCAAAATAAAGTATTTTGGTTTTATCATCATTTGTAATCTTAATTTTTTGAATTCCAACAAATTTTGCACATATACCCCTTTATGCCCCATTCTTTTTTTGGGCTGTAACTGATAAAACCAAGTTTGGTACCACATATACTACATAGTTTCTTTGATTCGTTGTCTGACTTTTCCTTTTCATCAAAACAAGTTTTGCAAAGCCAGCCTTTTACATCCCATTCCTTTTTTGATTTCCACAAGCTAAATGATCCTGGTTTTGCACCACATACAACACATTTGTTTTCATCAGTTTTTTCATAGTGTTTTTTCATTACATCCACATAACAATCGGCACATAGTGGACCTTCAACATTCCAATTACGCTTTGGTTTATGTTTATGAAAAATACCCTTGTTGCATATAGTACAAAATTCTTCTTTTTTGGCGAATAATCCCACGATATTAAATTAATTTAGTATTACAAAAAGATAACAATCATTCTGATGATTTAGTCCTAAATTTTATTAATTATAGATGTGATCTTCGTGTGTTTGAGAAAATCAATTTTACTTGGATTATCTGTATTGATCGTAATTCCACTTTATTGTTCCGCATGGGCTACAACAGATCTCAGCACATTGGGTAGTCCATATGTTACAATTACTCCTTCATCAGGTCCACCTGGCACAATGATTACTATTACAGTATCACATCTTCCTGATATTTCAAAGGAAACGTATCCGTATCCTGATCTTTACATCTACCTACCATTCTCAAAACCATTTGGAGCGACAGTACAGAGTCATTGTGAAGGAGAAGATTGTTTTCCAATTTATACATATGATGACGCATTGAAACAAAACTTTGAAAACAGAACTATAACATTTACATTATTTAGTACAAATAATCCAAATCCTATCTTTCTTAATGGTTACGAAAATTCTATCTGCGATGTTATTCTAAATGGAAAGATAATACAAAGATACTCTACGTTATGTAATACAAAAGACGAACCAACAGGTACATATCAAATCAGATTTGTTTGGTTACTTGAAACTAATTTGGAACAAAGATATACTGCAAAAACTGTCCAGTTTACTGTCACTCCTGGATCTCCATCAATTCCACCACCGGTTGCTGAGAACGGCAATATTGTAATAAAGGAATATCAGAGTGGAGTGATTAACGGTGCAGAATTTGAAAATAAACTCAGGGCACTTGGGTGGAATGATGAACAGATAAGACAAGCATTGGCCATCATAGGAAAGCTTCCACATCAAACTGGTGGCTCTGGTCCAGATCATACGTCAAATGTTCTTCAACAAGTGAATATTTCTCAGAATAATATTGAAAAACCAAGTTCTGGGATGATTGAAAACAATACAAGGTCGTCTGAATCAACAACTGTACAAACTCATACTATCGTAAATGATGCTGAACAGAATAGCTTATCTTATACACCACAACAGATCATCTCACAACCTATACCTTCACATAGTTCAACTTGGAATAATGTTGCAATCACAATAGCTATTGGTACAGCTGGAGTTGTTGGTAGCATAATCTTTGTTATGAAAAAGACAAGGAAAGATATTCAATAGGCATTGCAAAACGCTAAAAAGTAAAGGTGAATAAATCGCATCATGTCTCTTTCTGTTTATCCTATAAAATCAGAGGTAAAAACAGAAGCCTTTGATCTCTTTGAATCCTTGATTAGTTCTTTGCAAAGAACCAAGATCATGGTGGAAAATGGAGACGTAATCATAATTTCAAGCAAGTTTGTTGCAAATTCTCAAGATAGGGTTATTGATTATGAATATGTTGTCCCATCTGAGGAATCCAGATCCCTTGGTAAAAAATTTCAAATCAATCCCAAGATTGCAGAAATCATACTGCGAGAATCTGATACTATTTTTGGCGGCGTACCTGGATTTGTAATTACATCATCTGATAACATCATGGCCCCAAATGCAGGAATTGACAAATCAAATGCACAAAAAGGAAAGATAATTCTGTATCCCATAGATGCATATCGTGTTGCAGAACAACTGCGACGAAAAATTTTCTTAAAATATTCGATACATGTTGGTGTTATAATTATAGACAGTAGGTTAATGCCTGCAAGAGTTGGTACAGTTGGTGTTGCCATTGCATGTACAGGAATAGAACCATTATCTGACATACGGGGTCAAAAAGATCTTTTTGGAAATCCGCTTAAAGTTACATTTCAGGCAGTAGCTGATAACCTTTCATCAATAGCAAATCTCAAGATGGGTGAGGGCTCTGATGCCATCCCATTTTGCATAATAAAAAACTCAGAGGCACAAATAACAGATAGGAAAATAAGCCAGCATGAGATGACCATCTCATATGACCAGTGTGTCTACGTTCGTGGACTAGGAACGAAAAACTAGAACAGTCATACTTTTAATAGAGGTCAGATGGAGGTGGAGCTATGATGGTAGAGTTTCTGACTAAATATCCAAAGACGGTATCCCTACTTAACGGTAAGAGAGAAAAGATATCAGTAGACAAGAAGGGTGTAGAACAGCTAACTATAGTTGTCAAGAATAGTGTTGATGAGTTATTGAAGATATTTTCACATGAAGGCTTTACCCATGTCAAATTTGAACACAAACAGCCATTGCAGATAGGACATGGTCTTTCATTAAAATTGAAAAAACCATGGGAGATGCATGTAAGACTACTTGAGATGAAAAAGGGATTAGTTGCCATTCAGGCAGAAGTTGAGGTCTCAAGAGATTATTTGCAGCACCTGTTTTGCCAAAGAACTCCAGTCTTTTATGAAGTTGAGATGCTACTAAAAAAACACCAAATAGAATACAAGATCTGGAATGAAAGAATAAAGAAATACGTACAGACTGTTTTTGATAATTATAAAATCCAACTCAAGACGCCTAGTTTTCCAGTCTTTGCTTGGAAGCCAATGGTATTTGTAATTGGGACAATCGGATCTATTTATCTTATAAAATACCTGCTTACAATCTAGAACCTTTAATTAGATTTTTTCATTAATAAAAATAATGAATTCCAAGCTTGTAGCATCACTAAAATATTATGGGATTTCACCTTGGGAACTGGAAGTACTTTATGGGTTGTTAAATGGCATGTTTAGAGTAGAAGAACATCCCATTCCCCAACAATACGAAGACTATACTACTATGTTAGATATCGCTTTTCCATTGGAATTCAATGAAGCATTTTTCAAATGGTTTGGAAATGCAAGATGGGACAAAACAAAAGGATTACTAAAAGAGCTAAAAAGACGTAGGGGAAACGGACGGACACTGCAAACTTTCATTCGATTTGTTGGCAATCCAAACATAAATTTTGTCGTGGATTTACAGGAGAACACTTGGTTTAACAATGCAATTGATAAAATAGATTTTGTTTTGGAGCTTCTTCCGTTCCAGCTTGATCCAAGAAAAATTCCTCAAAATATCAGTGATGTGATTTATGAATTTGATGAGACAATAGGAAAGTGGAATGTACATACTTCAGATTCAAATGATACGACATATGTTTTTTCAAAAAATGAATGGAAACTTACTTGATTTCTTTTTCTAATGGTTCTAACATAGATTGTAGTTCTTGGTATTTTTTTTCCAAAAATTCGAGGGCTTCTTCTAGTTTTTTTGATTTGCCATATTTGTAACGGATCATTTCTCTATGACGCCAAAAGTTTTTTCCTTCCCCAACTGACATTGTACTAAAATAATCTGTTCCTTTCATTGTGTCTGGAATTTTTATATTATAAGGGAAAAGATATTCTGCCATGAACCACTCGTCTCCATCAGGATAGTCACCACCTGTATCAATATCAAAAAAAAGATGCAATAGATGTGATTGCATAAGACCTTCGTCATGAATTGTTGGATGCTTGATGTTTGATTTTTTGAAATCAAGATTCAGAAGACTTGGCTCAAAGTAGCCCTTGATTATAGATTTTCGAAATACCTTGTTTACTTCTGATATATTCAACGATAAAATACTCTCAAACTCAACATGCTAATAACTTATTTCGTTCTTGATGCCTACTATCTCCCTTGTGTAGTGCGACTAAACATACCTAGATTGTCTACAGTACCATTCATAATAAAATATAAAAAAATAAAAATTTACTGATGGTTTCTAGAAAAATTTTCCTGAAGTAATCAAGTCTTTGATTTTTTTGTCCAGATTGAATAATTTTTAGATTTGTAGTGAGTCCAACATTTTTGAGATGTCTGTGATTGGTTTACCGTTAGATGTAATTTCCTGAGCAGATGGAGGATTCTCAAGATAGTTTGGAATCCTGTCCGCAATTCTTTGATCATATGGAGCAATAAGCTCATTTTGATAGAATATGCCTGTTGGTATTTTTTCACACCATTCATTTGATTTGATTAATGCCTGCGTCAGCTTTTCATTTTCTTCTTCTTGTGAATCAATATGCACAATAGGATCATAGTTTGTGTCTTCAAGCTTGTATATTCTTGACTGTGGTTTTTTTGTCATCTCGTTGATATTATCCATTCCTGAAAACCAATCTCTTGTGTTGATGTCGTTGTATGTTGGACATGGTTGAAGGACATCCAAAAATGCCAATCCTCTATGTTTTACTGCAGCAATAATCAAATCTTTTAGTTGTCTTACATCATAAGCATATCCTCGTGCAACAAATGTAAAGCCGCTGGCAATTGCAAGTGCTATTGGATTTACAGCTTGGTTAACATTAGGTTCCGGAAGTGATTTTGTTTTCAACCCTAGCTTCAAAGTTGGAGAGGCTTGTCCTTTTGTCAAGCCATACACTCCATTATTGAAGATGATGTATGTCATGTCAACATTTCTTCTGCCAGCTGCAACAAAGTGTCCAGCTCCAATTCCCAATCCATCCCCATCTCCTCCTGCTGCAATAATTGTCATCTCAGGATTTGCAAGCTTGGCACCCTGTGCAAATGTCATGACTCGTCCATGCAAAGTATGTATTCCATAGACATTTACAAAATGAGATGTTTTTCCTGAACAACCAACTCCTGAAAAAATAGCAGCCTTGTCTCTTGGAACTTCCATTTCTGCTAGTGCCATTTGTATTGCATTTACAATCCCGAAGTCTCCACACCCAGGGCACCAGTCATTGTGGACCTCTGTCTTGTAATCTGATAAATTAGACACCATATGTTAACACCTGTCTTTTTTCTGCCTTGTCTTGTAATATTTTTTTTAATGAATCATAAATTTCAGTACAAGTCATTGATCTTCCAGTATATTTTACGATATAATAATCGACTTTTTGATCCAAGTGTTCGTTTAGTAAAGAGCCAAGCTGTGCAGTGTGGTTTGACTCTATGTCTATGATTGTTTTTGATCCTTTTATCAAAGATTTGATGTAATCAGTTGGAAATGGCTGTAATAACTTGATCTGGATAAAGCCTATTGCAAGTCCTTCTTTTTTTAGCATATCAATTGCATCTAAAATTGGTCCTTTGGTGGAACCCCAACTTATTATACAGAATTCTGAAACACCATAGTTTGTAGCTTGGTCTTCCTTTGGTATCGTTTTTAGAGCAAACTCTAGCTTTGTAGCACGCTTGTCCATCTTGAAAATTCTGTTTTCAGGATCTTCTGATATATGACCATATTCATCACTCTCATCACCAGTGTTCCAAAACATTCCCTTTTCCAGTCCAAGTCTTGAGCGTGGTGATAGTCCGTCAGGAGAGGAAGCAAATCTTTTGTAATCTTCTGATTCAATTTTTTCTAAAAGCTTGCCACGTTCAATTGTAATCTTTTTTGGATCAAATCTTTTTACGGTTGCAACTGTACTTGCAATGAATTTGTCCATCAGATGTATAACCGGCATCTGAAAAGTTTCTGCAAAATTGAAACATTTTGCAGTATCATAGAATCCTTCTTCCATATCCCCCGAGGCATAAACAATTCTTGGAAAATCTCCATGCCCTGCATGTATTGCAGATTGTAAATCATCCTGACCATGTCTTGTTGGTAGACCTGTTGATGGTCCGCTTCTTTGGTATAGTGTCACTACAATTGGCACTTCGTTTATTCCAGCCCATCCAAGAGCTTCAGACATTAAGGAAAATCCTGGACCTGATGTACATGTTGCAGCGCGTGTTCCAGTAAGTGCTGCACCAATTGTCATCCCAA
Coding sequences within it:
- the rplM gene encoding 50S ribosomal protein L13, which gives rise to MAKQQTHTKTEVKQIQNIIVDGTNMIAGRLCSHVAKLLIDGNRVSIVNTENVMLSGDRDAIIKSYRKFLEIASINNPKFGPFHPRRPDTMITKMVRGMLPKKPSGKTAFKRLRAYLGVPNELKSMTTTQFEDSKIRKASPYYTSMGDLGKLVGWHE
- the rpsI gene encoding 30S ribosomal protein S9, with amino-acid sequence MVTRIESYFASRKSARAHVHIAKGAGMVRVNNIPVEIVQQETAREIMLAPLEVAGDLRDKIDLFVRVSGGGFMGQAYASSVAISRAMTGWTKSKKEPKDHPFTKTIREDLKKRLTDFDKHLLSGDDRRKEPKKFGGPSARRRKQKSYR
- the leuD gene encoding 3-isopropylmalate dehydratase small subunit, with product MERFKKIKSIVTPLDKVNVDTDQIIPKQFLKLVQKTGFGQYLFYDWRFENGDKPREDFVLNNSKYCDSKILLTRDNFGCGSSREHAAWALLDYGFRVIIAPSFADIFYNNCFKNGILPIRLDSQNVEKLFNNSSEIEVDLLNQTITNDIVIPFEIESHRKKTLLDGLDDIAVTLQYEDKITMYEKSKPKL
- the leuC gene encoding 3-isopropylmalate dehydratase large subunit encodes the protein MSRTLAEKIWNSHIVLEQDNGPSLLYVDRHLIHEVTSPQAFDGLRMNKRMVRRTDLTFATMDHNVPTTDRSLPIVDQISSRQIQVLEKNCKDFGIELFDIHSPNQGIVHVIGPELGITLPGTTIVCGDSHTSTHGAFGALAFGIGTSDVEHVLATQCIWMEKPTTFEIKIEGKRKNPHAVTAKDIILSIIRQIGTAGGTGTIIEYRGETISDLTMEQRMTICNMSIEAGARAGLIAPDEKTFEFLRGKKYVPKNYDELVDYWHENLKSDAGAHFDKSFTLHADKISPQVSWGTNPAMTTDVTGTVPFPEEYSKGNPDEEKAAHKALQYMGLKPGMQITDISLDRIFIGSCTNSRLEDLIEASKIIKDKKISSKVRAMVVPGSQLVKKQAEQLGLDKIFKDAGFEWRESGCSMCLGMNPDILTSGERCASTSNRNFEGRQGAGGRTHLVSPIMAAAAALAGHFIDVRELNLN
- the leuD gene encoding 3-isopropylmalate dehydratase small subunit (catalyzes the isomerization between 2-isopropylmalate and 3-isopropylmalate in leucine biosynthesis) — protein: MKGSVIKYEKDNIDTDVILPGPYLKIHDYKELAKHAMEGLDKDFHSKVKEGDFILAGRNFGCGSSREHAPIALSYSGIKAVLALSFARIFYRNAVDGAFLLPIEIDENAYKDISQSDTLEIDITKNEIKNLTKSRIYPMKPFPELIGKIVAAGGLFNYKP
- a CDS encoding 3-isopropylmalate dehydratase large subunit is translated as MGMNITEKILARASGKTSLAPDDVVFVNVDKVMIHDVSGPGVIAVFEKLKKQGMKIDKLWDPSKVWVAEDHFVPSADKISAQNIVLLTNFTKEFGISKHFKYGMGQYGICHTLSHEEAMVLPGEVYVGGDSHTNTTGALGAFAAGLGHTDVAYVLLNGKIWFKIPPTIYFKLNGKLPNHVMAKDFILKIIGDIGNDGAAYKTMQFGGSGVSEMSVEERLTLTNMTTEAGAKSGIIEPDKKLRDYLSTRGATKYKEVHGDQDAQYEKLYEYEASELEPTVAKPFSPENISVARDLSSIELDKAYIGSCTGAKLEDLRAVAKILKGRHVKIRTEILPAAISIFKKAMDEGLLKIFMDAGVMIGPPTCGACCGAHMGVLAKDEVCISTTNRNFPGRMGHLESKTYLASPLVAAASAVTGKITDPRDLK
- a CDS encoding PQQ-dependent sugar dehydrogenase; translated protein: MKFWLFLIFVLSSCIILSAYSQPSIKDNDFVVQKYVSDICCSPTTMGFVDKNNILVLEKTSGNVTLIRDGVQQGPILHENVTSIGEQGMLGITNVGTKVYLYFTQSSFNGGPPLGKRIYSYDWNGSALIHKTLVKNFPQTQTYHNGGAMTTDLNGSVYIVLGDAGQYGKLQNQPIGEPNDTGVIWRVAPTGPYYAIGIRNSFGLTVDPVTGKLWDTENGPDFGDEVNIVPPNFNSGWDIIQGPANKTTLYKPKGGSDLTGWGIITGSTNKTTLAQLPNYPGYTYHDPQFTWMKTVAPTGIAFVNSPQFEKYKNSVFVGDCNNGNLYRFQLNDNRDGFVFKSPQLADKVVGWGDSMDEIIFGTGFGCMSDVIAGPDGLLYIVSLSDGAIYRIIPNSTTQNFMSNNFMQYLLYFLIVPAVVIAAIYIRKDKK
- a CDS encoding coenzyme F420-0:L-glutamate ligase; this translates as MSLSVYPIKSEVKTEAFDLFESLISSLQRTKIMVENGDVIIISSKFVANSQDRVIDYEYVVPSEESRSLGKKFQINPKIAEIILRESDTIFGGVPGFVITSSDNIMAPNAGIDKSNAQKGKIILYPIDAYRVAEQLRRKIFLKYSIHVGVIIIDSRLMPARVGTVGVAIACTGIEPLSDIRGQKDLFGNPLKVTFQAVADNLSSIANLKMGEGSDAIPFCIIKNSEAQITDRKISQHEMTISYDQCVYVRGLGTKN